A region of Moorena producens PAL-8-15-08-1 DNA encodes the following proteins:
- a CDS encoding SDR family NAD(P)-dependent oxidoreductase: MNDIKKRLANLSPKQREQVLEKLRQQQLIQTAKESQVIPVISREQEIPLSYSQQMMWFWHQLLPDNPLYNMLVSLQLEGQLKVTVLEQSLNEIIRRHENLRTCFPSVEGKPIQVISPEANINLSKVELPSSPEQSIQLKQLATTEAEKPFDLAHGPLLRVTLVQLSPETHILMLTMHHIIYDGWSIGILARELCTLYEAYSQGNPSPLSELPIQYADYAHWQRQKLTAEVLEKHLSYWRQKLAGVSPVSPLPKDRPRPEVQSFQGGAEKFQLNQNLTQKLTQLSQESGATLFMTLLSAFFVLLYRYSGESDLVVGSAIANRNRVEIESLIGMFANVLALRSQFSDDSNFTDLLTQVKQTTQEAYKHQDLPFEKLVEELLPERNLSHNPLVQVVFNLVNVASMNSWDLPGLRVTQREEDISTARMDLEVHLWEAKSGLEGYLIYNTDLFDRETIPGMMEHFPTLLKAIVANPQQKISKLPLITATEQQKLLYEWHNTKKDYPADKCIHQLFESVVEKSPDAVALVFEDQQLTYFQLNQKANQLAYHLLSLGITPEIPIGIYIDPTVERIVGLLAILKAGGAYVPLDSNNLQNLPSISVILTLEYLKSKIPDSNAQILCLDTEWESIAKQNTDNPNIATTATNLAYILNQTLVEHHSVAQRLQWLQETLKITNQDILLHKTSLSQDVGILEIGLPLISGGSVVIAANDEPKELQKLIGQHKVTIVHLYPSELPTWLNTTNSVTSLKSWRTLLCSGETLSTEIAHKFLQSYPVSLHNFYSLPEAAGEITHWFWSEKPKRGKVPVGNPGRLSVYLLDQHQNPVPKGVPGEIYIGGSSLARGYLQQQTSLEFIEHPQLGRLFPTTDIGRYHNKGYLEIVGAKQRQTWIKGKRIELANIETALLSTPQVEQAYVLAHQTLLVAYVVMAGVWNPQQLHSQIQQELPPDMMPGAYVPLSSLPLTHKGKVDEVALGRFPVIDHNVVQQWEAKLKAVPEIEQVAVVVQHKTLKLPPLHISDLLPSEQIKLPNHGATPVEEKSSPTTELQTQSTSRKQAISEGEPIKWPKDAPTNLAQALERAAQEHGDTSLIYIQSDGEVITQTYSELWVEAQRILGGLRQLGLKPQDKVIFQLESSQDFISAFWGCVLGGFVPVPVSIPSSYDQSHSSLSKLHNTWQMLGKPWVLTDNKLASSVRGWSQRMNLGKFVVETLEQLRGFEPDPKIYKSQPQDLAVLLLTSGSTGIPKAVMQENSKLLSMTAGTIAMNQFSSQDVTLNWMPMDHVGALVFLSIMAVDLGCQQIHVPTQLILQNPLKWLDLIDCYQATISWAPNFAFTLIGDRAEEVTKRHWNLSSMRFLVNAGEAIVTKTARNFLQLLSYYGLSTKAIHPAFGMCETCSGITWSNSFSLESSSDEDKFVELGPPIAGASLRIVDANQQVVREGVIGFLQVKGASVTSGYYENPTANQEAFTTDGWFNTGDLGVLKNGSLTITGRQKDVIIINGLNYYSHEIESAVEELPEIEVSYTAACAVRETNSNTDKLAIFFHSEKTEETELLALLKNIREQVVKRMGINPDYLIPLEKDWIPKTSIGKIQRTQLSQKFATGEFIEILKRIDLITENNNTIPEWFYQKTWWRKQGDARPQKLAKNQVNLVFIDKLGLGQQVCKKLENNSQAYVQIEQGENFKKINAHHYIIAPDVKEHYQQLYQSLGGENLQIGAIIHLWHYDQYTGTGKIPDTETLETAQKTGIYSLLFILQTFSNHQENYPVRLLYVASLSQSLEPKELIAYQKATVPGLLKTIPMEIPNWHCRHLDLPQESLEVNSDRILEELTIDAKDSEVAYRDGERWVSGIKKIDLPSKPKQPLPFKAGGTYLISGGLGGIGVEIAKYLLEHYQAQLLLLGRTPLPDSNSWETYLQQGGKLAEKIKAYQQLQQLGGEVIYQGVDIGNITDVQEVVQQTLSGWHVQQLDGVIHLAGLMQERLLREETPESLAEVLRPKLIGTLVLHQLLEKHPNSLFINFSSINGFFGGTTVGAYAAANSFLDAFCDYQRYQSQLQSYCLAWSMWDEMGMSRGYQMKQLTQAKGYIAVGLSQGMSSLLASLCHDQPYLMVGLDGSNLNIRRLTSTSDSLEQLTAYFTTNGKGKPNVSALELMVQDAVGQPSSCAVVELANMPLTEGGEIDIGLLRESNLGRSTQERVKPRNETERQIAQIWQELLGVSQVGIYDNFFELGGNSLLATQMISRLRQAFEMELTLQRLFESPTIAGIAKHIEVLRQLAQDKTALISEIYKTDEEYEEELL; encoded by the coding sequence ATGAATGATATCAAAAAACGTTTGGCTAATCTTTCGCCAAAACAACGAGAACAGGTATTGGAAAAGCTTCGACAGCAGCAGTTAATCCAAACTGCCAAGGAAAGTCAAGTTATTCCAGTGATTTCTAGGGAACAGGAAATTCCCCTTTCCTACAGTCAACAAATGATGTGGTTCTGGCATCAGCTCTTGCCAGATAATCCACTATATAATATGCTGGTGAGTCTACAACTAGAAGGTCAGCTCAAGGTAACAGTCTTAGAGCAAAGCCTGAACGAAATCATCCGACGACACGAAAACCTACGCACCTGTTTCCCCTCAGTAGAGGGAAAACCCATACAAGTCATTTCTCCAGAAGCCAACATCAATCTATCAAAAGTAGAATTACCATCATCACCAGAACAATCAATCCAACTCAAACAACTAGCCACCACAGAAGCAGAAAAACCCTTTGACTTAGCCCACGGCCCCCTGCTGCGTGTCACCCTAGTACAACTTAGCCCAGAAACTCATATATTAATGTTAACGATGCACCATATAATATATGACGGTTGGTCTATAGGCATACTAGCTAGGGAACTATGTACATTGTATGAAGCCTACAGTCAAGGAAACCCCTCCCCATTATCAGAACTACCCATTCAATATGCCGACTACGCCCACTGGCAACGACAGAAACTCACAGCAGAGGTATTAGAAAAACATCTGAGCTACTGGAGACAAAAATTAGCAGGAGTTTCCCCTGTATCCCCCCTACCAAAAGACCGACCACGCCCAGAAGTGCAAAGCTTCCAGGGAGGAGCAGAAAAATTTCAACTCAATCAGAACTTGACACAAAAACTCACGCAACTAAGTCAGGAGTCAGGTGCAACATTATTTATGACTCTGTTGAGTGCATTTTTTGTCTTACTGTATCGTTATAGTGGAGAGTCTGACCTAGTAGTAGGTTCAGCAATTGCTAACCGCAACCGAGTCGAAATTGAGTCCTTAATTGGTATGTTTGCCAACGTCCTTGCACTTCGTTCTCAGTTTTCAGATGACTCTAACTTTACCGACTTGTTAACTCAAGTCAAACAAACAACTCAAGAAGCCTATAAACATCAGGATTTACCCTTTGAAAAGCTAGTAGAGGAACTTTTGCCAGAAAGGAACTTAAGCCACAACCCTCTGGTGCAGGTGGTATTTAACCTCGTAAATGTAGCGTCAATGAACTCTTGGGATTTACCAGGATTAAGGGTGACTCAGAGGGAAGAAGATATCAGCACTGCAAGAATGGATTTGGAGGTGCATCTGTGGGAAGCAAAATCTGGCCTAGAAGGCTATTTGATTTACAACACAGATCTATTTGACAGAGAAACCATCCCTGGGATGATGGAACATTTCCCAACCCTACTAAAAGCAATAGTAGCAAATCCCCAACAAAAAATCTCAAAACTCCCCCTAATAACAGCAACAGAACAGCAAAAACTCCTGTACGAATGGCACAACACCAAAAAAGATTACCCAGCAGACAAATGTATCCATCAATTATTTGAGAGCGTTGTTGAAAAATCCCCAGATGCAGTAGCCTTAGTATTTGAAGACCAACAACTAACCTACTTCCAACTCAACCAAAAAGCTAACCAACTCGCCTACCATCTATTAAGTCTAGGCATAACCCCAGAAATACCAATAGGTATATACATAGACCCTACTGTAGAAAGAATCGTTGGTTTATTAGCTATACTCAAGGCAGGAGGAGCTTATGTACCATTAGACTCCAACAATCTACAGAATTTGCCATCAATTTCAGTAATATTAACCCTAGAATACCTCAAATCAAAAATTCCTGACTCCAATGCTCAAATTCTGTGTCTAGACACAGAGTGGGAATCAATAGCCAAACAAAATACAGACAACCCAAACATAGCAACAACAGCCACCAACCTAGCCTATATCCTCAATCAAACCTTAGTAGAACATCACAGCGTAGCTCAACGTTTACAATGGCTACAAGAAACCCTGAAAATAACAAATCAAGACATTCTGCTCCATAAAACCTCTCTGAGTCAAGATGTAGGGATTCTAGAAATAGGTTTACCTCTAATCAGTGGTGGTAGTGTAGTTATAGCTGCCAATGACGAGCCAAAAGAATTACAGAAATTAATCGGCCAGCACAAAGTAACCATAGTCCACCTGTATCCATCAGAACTACCCACCTGGTTAAACACAACTAACTCGGTAACATCTCTGAAAAGTTGGCGTACGCTCCTGTGCAGTGGAGAAACCCTATCAACAGAAATAGCCCACAAATTTCTCCAAAGCTACCCAGTTTCATTACACAATTTCTACAGTCTTCCAGAAGCAGCAGGAGAAATCACCCACTGGTTTTGGTCAGAAAAACCAAAGAGAGGAAAGGTACCCGTAGGCAACCCTGGTCGGTTATCAGTTTATTTACTAGACCAACACCAAAACCCAGTCCCCAAAGGAGTACCAGGAGAAATCTATATCGGAGGTTCCAGTTTAGCCAGAGGTTATCTGCAGCAACAGACATCACTCGAATTTATTGAACACCCCCAATTAGGAAGACTATTCCCAACAACAGACATAGGTCGTTATCACAACAAAGGTTATTTGGAAATAGTCGGAGCTAAACAACGGCAGACATGGATAAAAGGGAAGCGAATAGAACTAGCAAATATAGAAACCGCCCTATTATCAACCCCCCAAGTAGAACAAGCTTATGTACTAGCTCATCAAACCTTATTAGTAGCTTATGTTGTGATGGCCGGAGTGTGGAACCCCCAACAATTACACTCCCAAATTCAACAGGAGTTACCCCCAGACATGATGCCAGGAGCTTATGTTCCCTTGTCGAGTTTACCTTTGACTCACAAAGGAAAAGTAGACGAAGTAGCATTAGGGCGTTTCCCAGTAATTGACCATAACGTAGTGCAACAATGGGAAGCAAAACTCAAAGCAGTGCCAGAAATAGAACAAGTAGCAGTGGTAGTGCAACATAAAACACTAAAATTGCCACCATTGCATATATCAGACTTGCTGCCATCAGAACAAATAAAACTGCCGAATCATGGTGCAACTCCCGTAGAAGAAAAGTCATCTCCAACAACAGAATTACAAACCCAATCAACATCCCGAAAGCAAGCCATCAGTGAAGGAGAACCAATCAAGTGGCCTAAAGATGCACCAACTAATTTAGCACAAGCATTAGAAAGAGCAGCTCAAGAGCACGGGGATACAAGTCTGATATATATTCAGTCAGATGGAGAAGTAATTACTCAAACCTATAGTGAGTTGTGGGTAGAAGCTCAAAGAATATTAGGAGGGTTGAGGCAATTAGGTTTAAAACCTCAAGACAAAGTAATCTTTCAGTTAGAATCAAGTCAAGACTTTATCAGTGCATTTTGGGGTTGTGTGTTAGGAGGATTTGTACCAGTACCAGTATCAATACCCTCTAGTTATGACCAATCCCATAGTAGTCTGAGCAAACTACACAATACTTGGCAAATGTTAGGAAAGCCTTGGGTACTCACAGATAACAAATTAGCATCATCTGTGCGTGGGTGGTCACAACGTATGAATTTAGGGAAGTTTGTGGTTGAAACTTTGGAACAGTTACGAGGTTTTGAACCAGATCCAAAGATTTACAAAAGTCAACCACAAGACCTGGCCGTTTTGCTGTTAACTTCTGGTAGCACTGGGATACCTAAAGCAGTAATGCAGGAAAACAGCAAGCTATTGAGTATGACTGCTGGTACAATTGCCATGAACCAATTTTCTAGTCAGGATGTCACCTTGAATTGGATGCCGATGGATCATGTAGGAGCATTGGTATTTTTAAGTATTATGGCAGTTGACTTAGGATGTCAGCAGATTCATGTACCGACACAATTGATACTGCAAAATCCACTCAAGTGGTTAGATTTAATTGATTGTTATCAAGCAACAATTAGTTGGGCACCAAATTTTGCATTTACTCTTATTGGCGATCGCGCAGAAGAAGTGACAAAACGACACTGGAATTTGTCTTCAATGAGATTTTTAGTCAATGCAGGAGAGGCGATTGTTACTAAAACTGCTAGAAACTTTCTCCAACTTTTAAGCTATTATGGTTTATCGACAAAAGCTATTCATCCAGCTTTCGGAATGTGCGAGACTTGTTCCGGAATTACATGGTCTAACAGTTTTTCTCTTGAATCATCATCTGATGAAGATAAATTTGTTGAACTTGGTCCACCAATTGCGGGGGCATCTTTGAGAATTGTTGATGCAAATCAACAAGTAGTTCGTGAAGGAGTTATTGGGTTTTTACAAGTAAAAGGCGCATCAGTGACATCAGGTTACTATGAAAATCCCACGGCCAATCAAGAAGCTTTTACCACAGATGGTTGGTTCAACACAGGAGATTTAGGCGTTCTCAAGAACGGAAGTTTAACTATTACCGGCCGACAAAAAGATGTAATTATTATCAACGGGTTAAACTACTACAGCCATGAAATCGAATCAGCAGTAGAAGAATTACCAGAAATAGAAGTTTCTTATACCGCAGCTTGTGCAGTCAGAGAAACTAACAGCAATACCGATAAATTAGCCATATTTTTCCATAGTGAAAAAACCGAAGAGACAGAGCTATTAGCTTTATTGAAAAACATCAGAGAACAAGTAGTCAAGAGAATGGGAATTAACCCAGATTATTTAATACCCCTAGAAAAAGACTGGATTCCCAAAACTTCCATCGGTAAGATTCAACGAACTCAACTAAGTCAAAAATTTGCCACAGGAGAATTTATTGAAATCTTAAAACGGATAGATTTAATCACGGAAAATAACAACACAATTCCCGAATGGTTTTATCAAAAAACATGGTGGCGAAAACAAGGAGATGCTCGACCACAAAAACTCGCCAAAAATCAAGTAAATTTAGTATTTATAGATAAGTTAGGATTAGGTCAACAAGTCTGTAAAAAGTTAGAAAATAATTCTCAAGCTTATGTGCAGATAGAACAAGGAGAAAACTTCAAAAAAATCAATGCTCATCACTATATAATTGCACCAGATGTTAAAGAACACTATCAACAACTCTACCAATCTCTAGGAGGAGAAAATCTGCAAATCGGAGCAATTATTCATCTGTGGCATTATGATCAATATACTGGCACTGGAAAAATTCCTGACACAGAAACTCTAGAAACAGCACAAAAAACAGGTATTTATAGCCTTTTATTTATCCTACAAACCTTTAGTAATCATCAGGAAAATTATCCAGTACGACTACTGTATGTCGCCAGTCTAAGTCAATCTCTTGAACCCAAGGAACTCATTGCATATCAAAAAGCAACAGTACCAGGTTTGTTGAAAACTATTCCGATGGAAATCCCTAACTGGCATTGTCGGCATTTAGACTTACCACAAGAATCATTAGAAGTCAATAGCGATCGGATACTAGAGGAACTAACTATTGATGCCAAAGATTCAGAAGTGGCTTATCGAGATGGAGAGCGTTGGGTATCAGGTATCAAGAAAATTGACCTACCTTCAAAACCCAAACAACCATTACCATTCAAAGCAGGAGGCACTTACCTCATTAGTGGCGGTTTAGGAGGAATAGGGGTAGAAATTGCCAAGTATCTCCTGGAACATTATCAGGCTCAACTATTGCTGTTAGGTCGTACACCCCTACCAGATAGCAACAGTTGGGAAACTTATTTACAACAAGGGGGTAAGCTAGCCGAGAAAATCAAAGCTTACCAACAATTACAACAATTAGGTGGTGAGGTGATTTACCAAGGGGTAGATATAGGCAATATAACAGATGTGCAGGAGGTAGTACAGCAAACCTTGTCTGGATGGCACGTTCAACAACTGGATGGGGTGATTCATTTGGCCGGGTTGATGCAAGAGCGTTTGCTGAGGGAGGAAACACCAGAAAGTTTAGCTGAGGTGTTACGTCCTAAACTGATAGGAACTTTGGTATTACATCAATTGCTAGAAAAGCATCCCAATAGTTTGTTTATTAATTTTTCCTCTATTAATGGTTTCTTTGGTGGCACAACGGTGGGAGCTTATGCAGCAGCTAATAGTTTCTTGGATGCTTTTTGTGACTATCAACGTTATCAGAGTCAGTTACAAAGCTATTGTTTAGCTTGGAGTATGTGGGATGAAATGGGGATGAGTCGGGGTTATCAAATGAAGCAGTTAACTCAAGCTAAGGGTTATATAGCAGTGGGATTATCTCAAGGTATGTCTTCACTATTAGCTAGTTTATGCCATGACCAACCCTATTTAATGGTGGGTTTGGATGGTAGTAATCTTAATATCAGAAGGTTGACTTCTACTTCGGATAGTCTGGAACAATTAACAGCTTACTTTACGACTAACGGTAAAGGTAAACCCAATGTGAGTGCTCTGGAGCTAATGGTACAGGATGCAGTGGGTCAACCTAGTAGTTGTGCTGTGGTGGAGTTGGCGAATATGCCTTTGACTGAGGGTGGGGAAATTGATATAGGTTTACTTCGAGAGAGTAATTTGGGTCGTTCCACTCAAGAAAGAGTCAAGCCCAGGAATGAGACGGAGCGTCAAATAGCTCAAATCTGGCAGGAGTTGCTTGGGGTATCCCAGGTGGGTATCTATGATAATTTCTTTGAGTTGGGCGGTAATTCTCTTTTGGCTACTCAGATGATTTCGCGCTTACGACAGGCTTTTGAGATGGAACTGACTTTACAGCGTTTATTTGAGTCACCAACTATTGCTGGCATAGCTAAACATATTGAAGTGCTGCGTCAGCTTGCCCAAGACAAGACTGCATTAATTTCTGAAATTTATAAAACAGATGAAGAATATGAGGAGGAATTGTTATGA
- a CDS encoding non-ribosomal peptide synthetase — protein MKTVDFVSYLQNLGVKLWIDNDRLGYRSPRGVMTAELKRNLVERKTEILEFLLEVEKTQESVASSIQPISREEAIPLSYAQQRLWFIEKMALSSNAYNVPLTLHLVGKLDYVALQKSLNQIIARHETLRTTFSEINGTPVQIIKPSFELKLPIIDLTGLTPSQQTSKLQQLFQQENEQIFNLEVDPPIRAQLYQLGITENILQITLHHIASDGWSLTVLPKELSAIYTATLEDKPSPLPSLPIQYADFAVWQKNYLQGETLETQLNYWKQKLQDLPQLQLPTDHPRPPVQTFNGAGIPIKIPATLTSKVKQLTQKQGTTLFMTLLAVFKVLLSRYSGQESIAVGTPIANRNRREIEGLIGFFVNSLVMYTDLGGEPSFTEVLNRVKQTALEAYGHQDIPFEKLVEQLQPERSLSQNPLFQVVFALQESEHMKPSFSLPNLEVELGWDRWMGDKMTVRMDLELHLWLEGEEIKGLCVYNRDLFETETISRMVSHYENLLSAAVETPERLISQLPLMKESELDQILVEWNNTKTDYPTDKCIHQLFEEQVENNPNSIAVVFENEKLTYSELNGKANQLAHYLQGLGVKPETLVGICVERSVEMVVGLLAILKAGGAYVPLDPSYPSERLAYMVCDANVSVLLTQESLTTLLPEHQAQIVCLDSNDNLWSDHSTTNLSSEVKPSNLGYVIYTSGSTGKPKAVAMSQGALVNLLHWQQQETVVGQGAKTLQFAPISFDVSFQEIFSTWCDGGILVLVSAELRRDPKALIGFLTENQVERLFLPFVALQQLAAVAYESQNLPPLREVVTAGEQLQVTPDIVELMNRLPYCRLQNQYGPSESHVVSAYTLEGDVDNWPTLPPIGRPIANTQLYVLSSEQQPVPVGVLGELYIGGIGLANGYLNRLELTVEKFIANPFENSKATKLYKTGDLCRFLADGNIEFLGRLDHQVKVRGYRIETGEIETSLTQHPIVKETVVLAIEDNLGNKRLVAYLVLETETPARSNPEVSETEQIKKLKQYLKEQLPEYMIPSGFVILSQLPLTPSGKVDRKALPVPDNVSSVSTEFVAPETETQKVLAEIWAEVLGIEKVGIHDNFFDLGGHSLLATQVVSRIRQAFDIEFPLKKIFESSTVESISKYIDTCIWAAKTHPITQGNTANKRNQGVL, from the coding sequence ATGAAAACAGTTGATTTTGTGTCTTACCTGCAAAATTTAGGTGTCAAACTTTGGATAGATAATGATCGACTAGGCTATCGTTCTCCCAGGGGAGTAATGACAGCAGAGCTGAAACGAAATCTAGTGGAGCGCAAAACAGAAATTTTAGAGTTTCTTCTGGAAGTAGAAAAAACTCAGGAATCTGTGGCTAGTTCTATTCAACCAATTTCTAGGGAAGAGGCAATACCCTTATCCTATGCACAACAAAGGCTATGGTTTATTGAAAAAATGGCCTTGAGTAGCAACGCCTACAATGTACCCTTAACTCTACATCTAGTAGGGAAATTGGACTATGTAGCCCTACAAAAAAGTCTGAACCAAATCATCGCTCGCCATGAAACCCTGAGAACCACCTTTAGTGAAATCAATGGCACACCAGTACAAATAATTAAACCCTCTTTTGAACTAAAACTACCCATAATTGACCTCACTGGGTTAACACCATCTCAGCAAACCAGTAAACTCCAACAACTATTCCAACAAGAAAACGAACAAATATTCAATCTGGAAGTAGACCCCCCCATACGCGCTCAGTTGTATCAACTAGGAATAACAGAAAACATACTGCAAATCACATTACATCACATAGCAAGCGATGGCTGGTCACTCACAGTGTTACCCAAAGAACTCTCAGCCATTTACACTGCTACACTAGAAGACAAACCATCCCCATTACCCTCACTACCCATACAATATGCCGACTTTGCAGTTTGGCAAAAGAACTACTTACAAGGTGAAACCTTAGAGACCCAACTCAACTACTGGAAACAAAAACTCCAAGACTTACCACAACTACAACTACCCACAGACCATCCCCGACCTCCAGTTCAAACTTTTAATGGAGCAGGTATACCGATAAAGATACCAGCAACACTAACATCAAAGGTTAAACAACTCACCCAAAAGCAGGGAACTACCCTATTTATGACCCTGTTAGCAGTCTTTAAAGTATTGCTGTCTCGTTACAGTGGTCAAGAAAGTATAGCAGTAGGAACACCCATAGCTAACCGCAACCGCAGAGAAATAGAAGGGTTGATCGGTTTCTTTGTCAACTCCCTAGTCATGTACACAGACCTGGGAGGGGAACCTAGTTTCACAGAAGTATTAAACAGAGTCAAACAAACAGCTCTAGAAGCTTATGGTCACCAAGACATACCCTTTGAGAAGTTAGTAGAACAGTTGCAGCCAGAACGGTCTCTATCGCAAAACCCCTTATTTCAGGTGGTGTTTGCCCTTCAGGAGAGTGAACACATGAAACCATCCTTCAGCCTGCCTAACTTAGAGGTAGAGTTAGGCTGGGATCGATGGATGGGAGATAAAATGACAGTGCGGATGGACTTAGAGTTACATCTTTGGCTAGAAGGAGAAGAAATCAAAGGATTATGTGTTTACAACCGAGACTTGTTTGAAACAGAAACAATTAGTCGGATGGTGTCACATTATGAAAACTTACTATCAGCAGCAGTAGAGACTCCAGAGCGACTTATTAGCCAGTTGCCATTAATGAAAGAGTCCGAGCTAGACCAAATACTGGTAGAATGGAACAATACCAAAACAGATTACCCCACAGACAAATGTATCCATCAGTTATTTGAGGAACAGGTCGAAAACAACCCAAATTCCATAGCAGTAGTATTTGAAAACGAAAAGCTGACCTATTCAGAATTAAATGGCAAAGCCAATCAACTAGCCCATTATTTACAAGGTTTAGGAGTGAAGCCAGAAACCTTAGTGGGCATATGTGTAGAACGTTCAGTGGAAATGGTAGTAGGTTTATTAGCTATACTCAAAGCCGGAGGAGCTTATGTGCCACTAGACCCCAGCTATCCCTCAGAACGTTTAGCCTATATGGTCTGTGATGCCAATGTCTCTGTATTACTCACCCAGGAATCATTAACCACATTATTACCAGAACATCAAGCTCAGATAGTGTGTTTGGATAGTAATGACAACCTATGGTCTGACCATTCTACAACTAATTTGAGCAGTGAAGTTAAACCATCAAACCTGGGTTATGTCATTTATACTTCCGGTAGTACTGGTAAACCAAAAGCAGTAGCCATGAGTCAAGGTGCTTTGGTTAACCTGCTCCATTGGCAACAACAGGAAACAGTCGTTGGTCAAGGGGCAAAAACCTTACAATTTGCTCCTATCAGCTTTGACGTATCCTTCCAAGAAATATTCTCTACCTGGTGTGATGGGGGGATTTTAGTGTTAGTGTCTGCCGAGTTGAGGCGAGATCCAAAAGCATTGATCGGGTTCCTAACTGAGAATCAGGTAGAGCGACTATTTTTACCTTTTGTCGCTTTGCAACAGTTAGCAGCAGTGGCTTATGAATCCCAAAACCTTCCACCATTAAGGGAGGTGGTGACAGCAGGAGAACAGTTGCAAGTGACTCCAGACATTGTAGAGTTGATGAACCGACTCCCTTACTGTAGACTGCAAAATCAATACGGACCATCAGAAAGCCATGTGGTTTCTGCTTACACATTAGAAGGAGATGTAGATAACTGGCCAACACTGCCTCCCATTGGTCGTCCGATTGCCAATACTCAACTTTATGTTCTTAGCAGTGAGCAACAACCAGTACCAGTGGGGGTTCTAGGAGAACTTTACATTGGTGGAATAGGTTTGGCAAATGGTTATTTGAACCGCCTAGAATTAACAGTCGAGAAATTCATTGCCAATCCTTTTGAGAACTCAAAAGCCACAAAATTATATAAAACAGGAGACTTATGCCGTTTTCTAGCTGATGGCAATATAGAATTTTTAGGACGCCTCGACCACCAAGTCAAAGTGCGAGGATATCGGATAGAAACGGGAGAAATTGAAACCTCCCTAACTCAACATCCTATAGTCAAAGAAACAGTAGTATTAGCCATCGAAGACAACCTAGGTAATAAACGTCTAGTGGCCTATTTAGTGCTAGAAACCGAAACTCCAGCTAGATCAAACCCAGAAGTATCAGAGACAGAACAAATAAAGAAATTGAAACAGTATCTGAAAGAGCAGTTGCCGGAGTATATGATACCAAGCGGGTTTGTAATCTTGTCACAACTGCCACTAACTCCCAGTGGTAAGGTAGACCGTAAGGCATTACCTGTACCGGATAATGTTAGTAGTGTGTCAACGGAGTTTGTGGCTCCTGAGACGGAGACACAGAAGGTTTTAGCAGAAATTTGGGCAGAAGTGTTGGGAATAGAAAAGGTAGGAATACATGACAATTTCTTTGATTTGGGGGGTCATTCTTTGCTGGCAACTCAAGTTGTGTCTCGAATACGACAAGCCTTTGATATAGAGTTTCCTTTAAAGAAAATATTTGAATCTTCTACAGTGGAAAGTATAAGTAAGTATATAGATACCTGTATTTGGGCAGCCAAAACACATCCAATTACCCAAGGTAACACAGCTAACAAACGGAATCAAGGAGTTCTCTAG